In Montipora foliosa isolate CH-2021 chromosome 13, ASM3666993v2, whole genome shotgun sequence, one DNA window encodes the following:
- the LOC137981663 gene encoding uncharacterized protein: MINDIKVNGGAMLWKYVDDTTISEIIPRGQLGGIQAIVDDLLSQSQRERFKLNEAKFKELRISFAKNSQDNLDPIVVNNKNLEVIPTAKLLGLTISSNLKWNAHVSEIVSKAASRLFLLRQFKRACSEPNELLCFYRTCIRPVAEYACQVYHNSLPAYLSDDLERIQCRALRIICPFCSYREALTLSGLTSLKSRKESLTTRLLKEILEDPNHNLHGLLPPMNETIRPPRQKRTFSIPRCKTKRY, translated from the coding sequence ATGATTAATGACATCAAAGTGAACGGTGGTGCAATGCTGTGGAAATACGTGGACGATACCACGATCTCCGAAATTATCCCCCGAGGACAACTAGGGGGTATTCAAGCTATCGTTGATGATCTCTTGTCCCAGTCCCAACGCGAGCGCTTTAAACTAAACGAGGCTAAGTTCAAGGAGCTGCGGATCAGCTTCGCCAAGAACTCTCAAGACAACTTAGATCCTATAGTTGTTAATAATAAGAACTTAGAAGTAATTCCAACCGCAAAGCTTTTAGGCTTAACTATATCTAGTAACCTCAAATGGAACGCGCATGTCTCGGAAATAGTGAGCAAAGCGGCATCGCGTCTGTTTTTGTTGCGGCAATTTAAGCGAGCGTGTTCTGAACCAAACGAACTTCTATGTTTCTATCGCACTTGTATACGCCCGGTAGCTGAGTACGCATGCCAGGTCTACCATAACAGCCTTCCGGCATACCTATCTGACGACTTAGAAAGAATTCAGTGCAGAGCGTTACGCATTATTTGTCCGTTCTGTAGTTATAGGGAAGCTCTGACCCTATCAGGCCTCACAAGTCTCAAATCTCGAAAGGAGAGTCTAACAACTCGCCTCTTAAAGGAAATTTTAGAAGACCCAAATCATAATTTACATGGGCTGTTACCTCCTATGAATGAAACAATTAGGCCACCTCGGCAGAAACGTACGTTTAGTATCCCAAGGTGCAAAACTAAGCGATACTAA
- the LOC137981662 gene encoding zinc finger MYM-type protein 1-like, with product MSSQEPPKKKSKQVENKQGTLLSWVRPCTSDTEPGVVEETILIKEQSGNETDLEPSTTIAGKQETTKRQLSPPHQVFVNVSDSPYQPKNFKFPAKTFGSKNQTKRSFQTAWFERFKWLHYDERRDAAYCHTCLKALHSGMLTSSTADPAFTKNGFCNWKNALEKKKGFQKHESSDSHMEAVARYVTAPATVIGDIGDLLCERHALEKSKNRKILLTILSNIRYLARQALPLRGDWNTETMCEENSNFHQLLKLRSQENPDIIEWLQKRDEKYTSPEIQNEMLEAMAFSMMRKISANIQNATFFTIMADETADVSNKEQLVICIRWVDHCFVIHEDFIGMHPLERTTADQVVAILKNALLRMNLNIQHARGQCYDGAATMAGEKTGVATQIKTINGKCLYTHCYGHALNLAVADAIKSVQCISDSLDTVREIGKLVKKSPQRNTKLDKIRAETKNESRGVHAFCPTRWTVRGEALAAVINNHAELMELWDWSLTVSKDTEMKARIRGVQSMMTTFNFYFGCTLGEQLLRQTDNLSRALQDSSTSAAQGNRLAQDVVKTLLKDRTDTSFHLFWARILQRKTTEIQTIEDPMLPRKRKAPVRHEVGEQNTHHFPKTHKDHYRRIYFNAIDTVTQCIATRFEGELMWATRSAPPVILCLLRA from the coding sequence ATGTCTTCGCAAGAGCCGCCGAAAAAGAAATCCAAACAAGTCGAAAATAAGCAGGGAACACTTTTATCGTGGGTAAGACCATGTACTAGTGACACAGAGCCTGGTGTAGTCGAAGAAACAATCCTAATCAAAGAACAATCCGGAAATGAAACTGATTTGGAGCCATCGACAACGATAGCTGGCAAACAGGAAACGACAAAGAGGCAACTCAGCCCTCCACATCAGGTCTTTGTTAACGTATCAGATAGTCCTTATCAGCCGAAGAATTTTAAATTCCCGGCAAAGACCTTCGGGAGtaagaatcaaacaaaaagatcatttcaAACAGCATGGTTTGAACGATTTAAGTGGTTGCATTATGACGAGAGAAGAGATGCGGCTTATTGCCATACTTGCTTGAAAGCACTTCACAGCGGAATGTTAACTTCATCTACTGCAGACCCAGCTTTTACGAAAAATGGATTTTGTAACTGGAAAAATGCGttggagaaaaagaaaggatttcAAAAGCACGAATCGTCTGATTCGCATATGGAGGCAGTTGCAAGATATGTCACGGCACCCGCAACAGTAATAGGTGATATCGGTGACTTGCTATGTGAACGACATGCGTTAgaaaagagcaaaaatagaaagattttGCTCACAATCCTGTCCAACATCCGATACTTAGCGCGCCAGGCTTTGCCATTAAGGGGAGACTGGAACACTGAAACAATGTGTGAGGAGAACTCCAATTTTCATCAGCTGCTGAAACTACGGTCACAAGAAAATCCAGACATCATTGAGTGGCTTCAGAAAAGAGATGAGAAATACACATCGCCAGAAATTCAGAATGAGATGCTAGAGGCAATGGCTTTTAGCATGATGCGGAAAATATCCGCAAACATTCAGAATGCGACCTTTTTCACGATCATGGCTGACGAAACAGCAGATGTTTCAAACAAGGAACAACTAGTTATTTGCATTCGGTGGGTCGACCACTGTTTTGTGATACACGAAGATTTCATCGGAATGCATCCTTTGGAAAGAACAACTGCAGATCAAGTAGTAGCAATACTAAAGAATGCCCTACTGAGAATGAATTTAAACATCCAGCACGCCCGTGGGCAGTGTTATGATGGAGCAGCGACAATGGCAGGCGAGAAAACAGGAGTAGCTACGCAAATTAAAACCATCAACGGAAAATGCTTATACACGCACTGTTATGGGCATGCCTTAAATCTGGCTGTCGCTGATGCCATAAAATCAGTTCAGTGCATCAGTGATTCACTTGATACAGTACGCGAAATTGGAAAGCTGGTTAAAAAGTCACCGCAAAGAAACACAAAGTTAGACAAAATAAGAGCCGAAACTAAGAATGAGTCACGTGGTGTACATGCATTTTGCCCTACGAGATGGACTGTGCGGGGCGAAGCATTAGCAGCAGTGATCAATAATCACGCTGAACTAATGGAACTATGGGACTGGTCGCTAACCGTGTCAAAAGACACGGAAATGAAGGCAAGAATCAGAGGTGTTCAAAGTATGATGACAacgttcaatttttattttggttgtACTCTGGGAGAGCAGCTTCTGAGGCAGACCGACAACCTAAGTCGCGCCTTGCAAGATTCATCCACCTCAGCTGCTCAAGGTAACAGACTTGCCCAGGATGTGGTAAAAACCTTACTGAAAGATCGGACTGATACCTCATTTCATCTTTTTTGGGCTCGGATCTTACAGCGCAAAACTACAGAGATTCAGACCATTGAGGATCCTATGTTACCCAGGAAGAGAAAAGCACCAGTCAGGCACGAAGTTGGAGAACAGAACACCCACCACTTTCCTAAAACCCACAAAGACCATTACAGACGAATCTACTTTAATGCCATAGATACTGTAACCCAATGCATCGCCACAAGATTTGAGGGGGAATTAATGTGGGCCACTCGCTCAGCCCCCCCAGTCATTTTGTGCTTGCTACGGgcctga
- the LOC137982141 gene encoding uncharacterized protein, whose amino-acid sequence MADSGDRANETVPSRDEGSLDGSSDSEAQTDESGASRNKDLNEIFKSLTISTHGEETPQQKRYRSVKSTTKAKQKLNFDAAQSHDDGKWLQDHPWESEEPSPAEAINKTVDMSKVYTVLDKWLTSSKKQLDLEKIYLGLPTFIDEMKGPSIRKELEDILNPEQQQNINTKPSPHVLEIKQKDDPPKDKPSRPEGTNNNLKAFSLPPPQDLHAPSKDNYWFLDCEYMLKMYLPDCSLQWFNCGDQQGKRIREINSDCIDKRWIFIPSFRRAKIALLEWPQDDIVTEESTIRILVVRPSEFEEYVKYCGHLFPVISLPQDEIGAGYPRYWIQKIALFLKLKFIWMIDDSVECFYEYHPTLKPEDSYAENRRRKFELVFERIEGLVKATKDEDQPTAAMSPKRFMGGTPVKKPFVCKPPRIAVFLNVDALKLKEVYYRPELQVLEDMIFGYECAKNGLKVFIDNRIHLQDHDWKDTGARSASVKQKQT is encoded by the coding sequence ATGGCTGACTCTGGAGACAGAGCGAATGAAACTGTTCCAAGCAGAGATGAAGGGTCTTTAGACGGTAGTAGCGACAGTGAAGCCCAGACAGATGAAAGCGGTGCAAGTAGGAACAAGGATTTAAACGAAATTTTCAAATCGCTTACAATTTCGACACATGGCGAGGAAACACCTCAGCAGAAAAGGTATAGAAGCGTTAAGTCgacaacaaaagcaaaacaaaaactcaatTTTGATGCTGCTCAGTCCCATGATGATGGAAAATGGCTACAAGATCATCCGTGGGAAAGCGAGGAACCAAGTCCCGCAGAAGCGATAAATAAGACAGTGGACATGTCGAAAGTGTACACTGTGTTAGATAAATGGCTCACGTCATCTAAAAAACAACTTGATCTCGAAAAGATCTATTTGGGTCTTCCGACATTTATTGATGAAATGAAAGGACCATCGATTCGCAAAGAGCTGGAAGATATATTAAAtccagaacaacaacaaaatataaatacGAAGCCCTCCCCACATGTGCttgaaataaagcaaaaagaTGATCCACCAAAAGACAAGCCATCACGACCGGAAGGTACAAATAACAACTTGAAGGCTTTTTCTTTACCTCCACCACAAGATCTACATGCCCCATCAAAAGATAATTACTGGTTCCTCGACTGCGAATACATGCTAAAGATGTATCTGCCTGACTGCTCATTACAGTGGTTCAACTGTGGTGATCAGCAAGGAAAACGCATTAGAGAAATTAACAGTGACTGTATTGATAAAAGATGGATTTTTATACCATCATTCCGCCGCGCGAAGATTGCCTTGTTAGAGTGGCCCCAGGATGACATCGTGACTGAAGAATCAACCATCAGAATACTGGTAGTAAGACCTTCAGAGTTTGAAGAGTATGTGAAGTACTGTGGGCACCTGTTCCCGGTTATCTCCCTTCCACAAGATGAAATTGGAGCGGGGTATCCACGATATTGGATCCAGAAAATTGCTCTGTTCTTGAAGCTGAAGTTCATCTGGATGATTGATGACAGCGTGGAGTGCTTCTATGAGTACCACCCTACCCTTAAACCTGAGGATTCTTACGCAGAAAACAGACGGCGAAAATTTGAACTTGTGTTCGAGCGAATTGAAGGCTTGGTCAAGGCCACAAAAGATGAAGACCAGCCCACCGCAGCCATGAGTCCAAAACGATTTATGGGGGGAACTCCAGTGAAAAAACCATTTGTTTGCAAACCTCCACGAATTGCTGTGTTTCTCAACGTAGATGCATTGAAATTAAAGGAGGTATACTATCGACCTGAACTTCAAGTATTAGAGGACATGATCTTCGGGTACGAATGTGCAAAAAATGGCCTGAAAGTATTCATTGACAACCGCATCCACCTGCAGGATCATGACTGGAAAGATACTGGAGCTAGGAGTGCTTCCGTTAAACAAAAGCAGACTTAG